From Aegilops tauschii subsp. strangulata cultivar AL8/78 chromosome 5, Aet v6.0, whole genome shotgun sequence:
CTGCCGCTCGCGAAGCCAAACTCCTCCGCAGACATCCTTAAGAGCTCGGCGAAGACCGTCGTCCCGAGGTACGCCAGAGGGACCTCGAACCGGGTTCCATCGGCGGTGTACATCACGCAATGGCCCTCATCGGCAACCACAGATGACACTGTGCTGCAGCACTCGTCGGCGGCCATGTCTGAAGCATGCCGACGGTGGGCACCGGCTCCGGCTGACAACATCCGCTGGCACTTCTTGGCCAGCTGAGCAAGCTTCTTTGGATGGATCATGGTTGAGTCGGATGTGTTTCCGGCTGGCTAAATTTCACTTTGGCTCTGGAAGTCTGAAGGTGTGTTGTAGATTGTGATGCTGATTGAGATGAGATGAAGTTTGTGCTGAGCAGGCCATGGATTTATAGTAGGAAGGAAGAAAGGACTCAGGGGAGTGCATATGCGTGTGGTTAGTGTGTAGCTATCAGCCAGAGCGTTGGGCCGGGGACAATGCCATGAGTGCTCTGCGTGCAATGTTGTTGCAACTAGCTGCAGACACCAAACGTGATGACTGATTTTGATGAGATTTCCAAGCACCATCCATGTCTGAAATGTGCTTCTGGCTAGAGAAGCCCATGGGGTCCTCATGCTGGTGCCATATTTCCCCAGTAAACCGATCACCACACGGCTGTGCCAAACACTTGGCCCCAGCAGAACCTGATCCAGATTACATCACGGCACCTCCAAAACTGCAGCAGCACACGTATCATACTCATGGCACTGTCTCCTGCCCAACCATCACACACGCCCTGGGCTATAAATTCATGGCTAAATGCCTTCCTAACACTACCACTTCTGCACTTCATCCACAGACAAAGGCATTACAACATCCAACTAGCAGAAGAATTTCTCCAGTTTCAAAACACAAGAAACTACCATGATGAGTGCCAAGACACTCGCTCGGCTTGCCAAGAAGTGGCAGAGGGTGGCGGCTATGGGAAGGAAGAGGCTCACCTGGTCATCATCAACGTCCGCAGAAGAAGCCGGAGGGTCTCGTCAGTGGGTGGCAAGGGTCACTGCATTGTGTACACAGCCGACGGTGTGAGGTTCGAGGTGCCGCTTGTGTTACTCGGCACGAACATCTTCAGTGAGCTCTTGAGGATGTCCCAAGAAGAGTTCGGCTTCGCAGGCGTTGACGGTGGGAGAATCACGCTTCCCTGCGACGCACTGGTGATGGAGTACGCCATGTGCTTGCTCAGGAGAAGCGCCTCCGCAGAGACAGCGGACGCATTCCTCAATACCATGGAGATGTCATGCCACTATCATGTGGCGCCACATCTGGGAGTTAGCCAGCATTTCGGTGTCTGCAGTTCCTGATTACTATCTGCAGAGATATAGGAAAAAAGACCAAGGAAAACAGTTTATGTGTAGCATTTTGATCTTACTAGCAAAGAAGCAATCAAGGAAGATGGACAGTAGTTAGAGACAATGTTCTTTCAATGTATACATATACTTTGCTGCAAATATAAATGATTGATCACAGTTTTTAGGACCTAAGCAGATTGTGTCGACAAATTTTTTCTGTGCAGTTATATGGCCTCAGACTCAAAATATTACGAAGAAAGTTGTTCAACCGACAACCGATGATTAAATATTTGCAGACGGAGATGGGATGTGACCTTTTGGACAAAGGCTACTGCAAGTTGTTGAACCGATGATAAGATCATTGAATTATACTCGAGTCAAGACCAGCAAACGTTCAGAAATGATTGGGTATGTCACACAGAATAAGCTCATCAAGATTTGTGCTTGGTAAAACAATATTCATGCTATGTTTGTGTCATGGATATCCAAGTAAATCATCAGGCAAGGCCAGGTTCGTTATCAAAAATAGATTAACAAATAAGCCTTGCATTGCGATCGCATTACAGCATGCTCACTTACCCAAGAGAAAACCAAAAACAAAACTAATGACAAATCCTTGGATAGATTCAAGGCTATGACCTGCAAACCCTCAACTGCCCGGCTAGATGATACTGGAAAATAGCTGATACATGCTATGCTAGAAACCATACAGACCATGGGTGGACAATGAGATATGGAACTTCCCAGCAACCCTCCAGATCTGAAGCAATCAAAGCACTGTTAAACCAACAAACACCTGACATGCAGCTGCAGCTGTAAGTGCAAAGTACACAGCCAAAAGCAATGAAGTGAACTTCTGCAATGTCCTGGACCATCATGTGCAATGTCCATAAATCCTGGTCCCCGGATGGTTGCAAAATGCATCTACCAAGTTTAGCATCAAGGACTGGACTACTGTACTGTGCATCTGAGTGCCTAGCCAGTAGTCCACTACCTTTGCCTATACAGAAAGCCATGGCCCAGCAAATCTGATCTGAATCTGGATGCCTCCCTTTACAGGCACCATTGCACTCACCAAGCTCATGGTCTTATCCCCTTCCAAATGCAAATTAGTCATATGGTTGTGCCTATATAAGTATATATTCATGGGCTAGCTAGTAGTACACCACCACTTCCATCAACAAACTCACAGATCAAGAATTTCTGAGCTAATACATACCTCAGAACCAAGAACACCCAAGCATGGCCATGATCCATCCCAGGAGACTTGCTCAGTTGGTGAGGAAGTGGCAAAAGGTCAAGCACCCCTCCAGTGATGACAAAGCATGCTGCACAACATCACCGATCGCAGACAAAGGGCACTGCGCCATGTACACAGCCGATGGAAGGCGGTTCGAGGTCCCCTTGACGTACCTCGACACGACGCTCTTCGGCGAGCTGCTAAGGATGTCCCAGGAGGAGTTTGGGTTTGCATGTGACGGCAGGATCACACTGCCCTTCGATGTGGCAGTGATGGAGTATGCCATGTGCTTGCTCAGAAGAAATGCATCGGAGGAAGTAGAGAGCGCGTTCCTGAGCTCTGTAGTGACGCCTTGCCAATATACAAGCTGTACGGCGCCACCTGCATCGCTGCACCAGCAGCTTGCAGTTTGTAGCTCCTGAATATATTCAGATTTTCCCCCTCATTGTTCTCCATTTTGCATCAGAAAATAGTTCAACACCGGGAATGAAAATTAAATATTATCATACCAGCTTGTTGCATTATACGAAGTACTATTAACTTCAACTATATACCATAAGCCCATAGGATGCAGCAAAGCGATTTATTCTAACCTCAGGATTCAGAGTGCAAATGTCTAGCTCCTATTCTATGATAATAAATCACAAAAGTATATTTGGTAATTAAGTAATTATTTCAAGAAAATAACAGCCACTCTTTCGTTGTTTCATGATCTATCATatacacttctctcatctcatgAATAGATATTGCAGAAGCAATTGTTGCAAGTTTACTAGTCAGACGAGATACATTCATGATTTCAATGATGAACCCCCAGGGTAAAACTCTAGAAGTGCTGATGTATCACAAAATGTGTTAAAATTGCATACAAGAATGACGATGCTTTCAGAGGTACTGGCAAAACTGGCAAGTTACCATCGACCGCAGAGGCAGTACTCTCGTGTCAAAGAACCTTTCAATGCAGTAATAGTGTTTTAATCTAGATTTAGGGTAATG
This genomic window contains:
- the LOC109759121 gene encoding auxin-responsive protein SAUR36, whose translation is MIHPKKLAQLAKKCQRMLSAGAGAHRRHASDMAADECCSTVSSVVADEGHCVMYTADGTRFEVPLAYLGTTVFAELLRMSAEEFGFASGSDGGRIMLPCDASVMEYVLCLVRREASEEVERAFLSSIVGHCHSYNASCMAPSVGLGHQFALCS
- the LOC109759119 gene encoding auxin-responsive protein SAUR36-like, with the protein product MAMIHPRRLAQLVRKWQKVKHPSSDDKACCTTSPIADKGHCAMYTADGRRFEVPLTYLDTTLFGELLRMSQEEFGFACDGRITLPFDVAVMEYAMCLLRRNASEEVESAFLSSVVTPCQYTSCTAPPASLHQQLAVCSS